The Ornithodoros turicata isolate Travis chromosome 7, ASM3712646v1, whole genome shotgun sequence genome includes a region encoding these proteins:
- the LOC135400385 gene encoding uncharacterized protein LOC135400385 — MMMRYDLIHDSCLPRLHDEILEWIQQIAPLEMSEENERQHAAATHCNFCKESFAKKQKVRDHDHVSGTFRQSLCQSCNLNFRTPQMIPIIAHNANYDMSFLVSHLHLLKKSKIRVIASSCQKFKSIDVGSFRFMDSLSFLNASLEMLVKNLREKGVENFHCLRQFFSNEEHFGLVVRKGVFCYSHITDFDVYDEPCLPPREKFFNTLNGVEVSEEDYNHAQNVFEKFQMTSLGEYSDLYLLTDTLLLADVFQNFRKWTLDVHKIEPLHFVSLPGLSMSCALKMSEIQLELIHDPDAYLLIENGLRGGVTQCSLRKATANIPGTEQFDPTQPTRIINYIDVNGLYGSVMRESLPYGGFQWLTKEEIENLDITRIPHDASIGYFLEVDLLYDQEIHDRHSDLPVAPEKMSIPYDLLSDYQKQLMEKFGLPSKAIEPKLLLTLFNKEKYFLHYRNLQLYMQLGLEVTKVHRVLKFNQKPFLRDYVDFNRELRKNATNTFERQKSKYMINAVFGRFCMQVRKFVDCRLTVTDEQVLKLLRKPNLKQFRALSAHVILFQFSQAVLQMKQPLYLGFTILELSKLKMFDFYHNHLMRVAPDTRLLYMDTDSYIILLSDEKTLLELADDHLDNSAYEQDNPLYSTKNKMVLGKFKNEMPRDHILGFCCLKPKLYALDLCSKNQYNRAKGVKLCEARKLHFSMYTDALEHGTIHRVKQNLIVQKDNVNKSVIMRKIALNPLDTKRYICSDGVETLPFGMTVLWLATVMKEW; from the exons atgatgatgagataCGACTTGATACACGATTCGTGCCTTCCAAG ATTACATGACGAAATTTTGGAGTGGATACAGCAGATTGCACCTCTGGAAATGAGCGAAGAGAACGAACGCCAGCACGCCGCCGCCACCCACTGTAACTTTTGCAAAGAGTCGTTTGCAAAGAAACAGAAAGTGCgcgaccatgaccatgtaagtggaACGTTTCGACAATCCTTGTGTCAATCGTGCAACCTCAATTTCAGAACACCTCAGATGATTCCAATCATTGCTCACAATGCTAACTATGATATGAGTTTCCTTGTGTCTCATTTGCATTTGCTCAAAAAATCGAAAATAAGAGTGATTGCCAGCAGCTGTCAAAAATTCAAATCTATTGACGTTGGGTCCTTTAGATTCATGGACAGTTTGAGTTTCCTAAATGCAAGTCTTGAAATGTTGGTGAAAAATCTGCGTGAGAAGGGGGTGGAAAACTTTCATTGTCTGCGACAGTTTTTCTCAAACGAAGAACACTTTGGACTTGTCGTTCGCAAGGGAGTCTTTTGCTACAGCCATATCACTGACTTCGATGTCTATGATGAGCCTTGTTTACCACCTCGTGAGAAATTCTTCAATACACTCAATGGAGTGGAAGTAAGTGAAGAAGACTACAACCATGCGCAGAATGTCTTCGAAAAATTCCAAATGACAAGTCTAGGCGAATATTCAGATTTGTACCTGCTCACTGacacactgcttttagcagacgtgtttcaaaacttTCGCAAATGGACACTTGATGTGCACAAAATTGAGCCCCTGCATTTCGTATCTCTCCCAGGGTTAAGCATGTCCtgcgcactaaaaatgagtGAGATACAACTAGAACTCATTCACGACCCTGATGCGTACCTGCTAATTGAGAATGGCTTGCGAGGAGGTGTAACACAATGCTCTCTTCGAAAAGCGACCGCAAATATTCCgggaacagagcagtttgatCCAACACAACCGACAAGAATAATTAACTACATTGACGTTAACGGTCTGTATGGATCAGTAATGCGAGAGTCGCTACCCTATGGAGGGTTTCAGTGGTTGACAAAGGAAGAAATTGAGAACCTAGACATAACTCGCATTCCACATGATGCATCTATTGGTTACTTTCTCGAAGTGGATCTGTTGTATGATCAAGAAATTCATGATCGTCATAGTGATCTTCCAGTTGCACCAGAGAAAATGTCCATTCCCTACGACCTATTGTCAGACTACCAGAAACAGTTGATGGAAAAGTTTGGGCTTCCGTCGAAAGCTATCGAGCCAAAGCTGCTGCTAACATTGTTCAACAAAGAGAAGTACTTTCTTCACTATCGCAATTTGCAGTTGTACATGCAATTGGGGTTGGAAGTCACAAAGGTTCACAGAGTTCTAAAATTCAACCAGAAACCTTTTCTTCGTGACTATGTGGATTTCAATCGCGAACTGCGAAAAAATGCCACTAATACATTCGAGCGTCAGAAAAGTAAGTATATGATAAATGCTGTTTTCGGCAGATTTTGTATGCAAGTGAGGAAATTTGTAGACTGTCGCCTCACAGTGACGGACGAACAAGTTTTGAAACTCTTGCGTAAGCCAAACCTCAAACAGTTTCGAGCATTAAGTGCTCATGTAATCCTGTTTCAGTTCTCCCAGGCAGTGCTTCAGATGAAACAACCACTATACTTGGGTTTCACAATACTGGAACTCTCAAAGCTTAAGATGTTTGACTTctatcacaatcatctgatgcGTGTAGCTCCCGATACTAGACTGTTGTACATGGACACAGATTCCTATATAATATTGCTGAGCGATGAAAAGACACTGCTTGAACTAGCTGACGATCACTTGGACAACTCAGCCTATGAGCAAGACAACCCTTTGTATTCGACGAAAAACAAAATGGTACTGGGCAAGTTTAAGAATGAGATGCCTCGTGATCATATACTTGGTTTTTGTTGCTTAAAACCCAAGCTATATGCACTAGATCTCTGTAGCAAGAACCAGTACAACCGTGCCAAAGGTGTAAAGCTGTGTGAAGCACGAAAACTTCACTTTTCCATGTACACAGATGCTCTTGAACATGGCACAATACACAGGGTTAAACAGAACCTCATCGTGCAGAAGGACAACGTAAACAAAAGCGTGATCATGAGAAAAATAGCTCTCAACCCTCTGGACACAAAGCGATATATTTGCTCGGATGGAGTAGAGACATTACCTTTTGGTATGACAGTGTTGTGGTTAGCTACTGTAATGAAAGAGTGGTGA